The proteins below are encoded in one region of Plutella xylostella chromosome Z, ilPluXylo3.1, whole genome shotgun sequence:
- the LOC125491180 gene encoding potassium channel subfamily T member 1 isoform X1 — translation MSMFFFRLHNLRRAEENRKNRHSKPRYNMSSSDTLTAPSRLLERPLSEPIDSLDEIELRIPRVRVEYYVNENTFKERLQLYFIKNQRSSLRIRIANLFFKILACVLYICRVCADGDPITASCYGCKAGNKTQFEYSANLTEEEFQEHPIINWDGIIWVNRPLYLWIVQVILAMISFTEAILLAYLGYKGNIWQQVMSFHFILEMVNTIPFALTLPFPPLRNLFIPVFLNCWLAKRSLENMFNDLHRAMQKSQSALSQQLMILCVTLLCLVFTSVCGIQHFQRAGHRHLNLFQATYFVVVTFSTVGYGDFVPDIWPSQLYMVIMIGVALVVLPTQFEQLAFTWMERQKLGGSYSSHRAQSEKHVVVCSTTLHADTIMDFLNEFYAHPLLQDYYVVLLSPMELDTTMRMILQVPIWAQRVIYIQGSCLKDTDLIRARMNEAEACFILAARNYADKTAADEHTILRSWAVKDFAPDVPQYVQIFRPENKLHVKFAEFVVCEDEFKYALLANNCTCPGASTLVTLLLHTSRGQEGQQSPEEWHRLYGKCSGNEIYHIVLGDSRFFGEYEGKSFTYASFHSHRKYGVALVGVRPAELPEFYEETILLNPGPRHIMKSSDTCYYMSITKEENSAFVVADKQIESKPPIPKDQTACSLLSTERKSADTEECNQLARTDGSSVPQYDLPQVILQVPASTTPNASPSHINQANTVSSAKFTATSSRYGEGTTSDSWALKEAEGSTDSHLLLPKPDNPNFLSPDALSHRRGSRRPSILPVPDMVSTSLNILSDNQDDDAEGDESEDELEDDVPWRSPSEKIADDLSTSSFSSLCGSDVVVAPSAWRNDFTRIVKGFPPVSPFIGVSPTLCYLLKEKKPLCCLQLAQVCEHCAYRNAKEYQWQNKTIILAADYASNGIYNFIIPLRAHFRSKTSLNPIILLLERRPDIAFLDSISYFPLVYWMLGSIDCLDDLLRAGITLAENVVVVNKELSNSAEEDSLADCNTIVAVQTMFKFFPSIKSITELTQSSNMRFMQFRAHDKYALHLSKMEKPYVICPQREKERGSHISYMFRLPFAAGSVFSASMLDTLLYQAFVKDYVITFVRLLLGVDQAPGSGFLTSMKITKEDMWIRTYGRLYQKLCSTTCEIPIGIYRTQDTTMADASHHVSMSPKTPSKWLWSRLARMRTSSPESGDGACRTQEAGPSREASGCLGGCYGERTPAYSTSLADEARDNHAQQIERAEIANLVRSRMESLNLTGIDYDDVSEKRNSLSYVVINPSCDLNLQEGDIIYLVRPSPFSAQKTFERHNSRRKSNISFCSQALIQAAGAASRRGSGLGVAGFGPPRAPPLSTTKANSLSLPDSPTIVTDFRGRSNSLRVVDDILLRRSNSLRQGLSGASSNRRKSSLEEIGISHFNSLLQHQQQQQRANAIKIALNGSIGLEVTPPEEVPLQRLALGGLGGAGGGGDPYEPALPSTSRAALPPPAPDPQHLHGTIV, via the exons CTACGGCTGCAAGGCGGGCAACAAGACGCAGTTCGAGTACTCGGCCAACCTGACGGAGGAGGAGTTCCAGGAGCACCCCATCATCAACTGGGACGGCATCATCTGGGTCAACCGCCCGCTGTACCTGTGGATCGTGCAGGTCATCCTGGCTATGATCTCCTTCACCGAAGCCATACTGCTCGCCTACTTGGGATACAAG GGCAACATCTGGCAGCAGGTCATGTCGTTCCACTTCATACTGGAAATGGTCAACACCATCCCGTTCGCactcact TTGCCGTTCCCGCCGCTGCGCAACCTGTTCATCCCGGTGTTCCTCAACTGCTGGCTCGCCAAGCGATCGCTCGAGAACATGTTT AACGACCTCCACCGAGCTATGCAGAAGTCGCAGTCGGCCCTGTCCCAGCAGCTCATGATCCTGTGCGTCACGCTACTCTGCCTCGTATTCACCAG CGTGTGCGGCATCCAGCACTTCCAGCGCGCCGGCCACCGCCACCTGAACCTGTTCCAGGCGACGTACTTCGTGGTGGTGACGTTCTCCACCGTGGGCTACGGAGACTTCGTGCCGGACATCTGGCCCTCGCAGCTCTACATGGtcatcatgatcggagtggcTCTGGTGGTGCTGCCTACACAG TTCGAGCAACTGGCGTTCACGTGGATGGAGCGGCAGAAGCTGGGCGGCTCCTACTCGTCGCACCGCGCGCAGTCCGAGAAGCACGTGGTGGTCTGCTCCACGACCCTGCACGCCGACACCATCATGGACTTCCTGAATGAGTTCTATGCACACCCGCTGCTGCAGGACTACTATGTGGTTCTGCTGTCCCCGATGGAGTTGGACACGACTATGCGCATGATCTTGCAG GTACCGATTTGGGCTCAACGCGTGATCTACATCCAAGGGTCGTGCCTGAAGGACACGGACCTGATCCGCGCGCGCATGAACGAGGCCGAGGCCTGCTTCATCCTGGCCGCCAGAAACTACGCCGACAAAACCGCTGCTGATGAACACACTATCCTGAG ATCTTGGGCCGTGAAAGACTTTGCCCCCGACGTCCCGCAATACGTTCAAATATTCCGGCCCGAGAACAAGCTGCACGTGAAGTTTGCGGAGTTTGTCGTCTGCGAGGATGAGTTCAAGTACGCGCTGCTGGCCAACAACTGCACCTGCCCCGGAGCCTCCACCCTCGTCACCCTGCTGCTCCACACCAGCAGAGGACA AGAAGGGCAACAATCACCGGAAGAATGGCACCGCCTATACGGAAAATGTTCAGGAAATGAAATTTACCATATCGTCTTAGGAGATAGTCGCTTTTTTGGAGAATATGAGGGCAAAAGTTTTACGTATGCTAGTTTTCATTCACACAGAAA GTACGGGGTGGCATTAGTTGGAGTGCGCCCAGCAGAACTACCGGAATTCTATGAAGAGACCATTTTGCTGAACCCAGGCCCTCGACATATCATGAAAAGCAGTGACACTTGCTACTACATGAGCATAACTAAAGAAGAGAACTCGGCGTTCGTAGTTGCCGACAAGCAAATTGAATCAAAACCGCCGATACCTAAAGATCAGACTGCATGTAGTCTTCTTTCTACCGAGAGGAAAAGTGCAGATACTGAGGAGTGCAACCAGCTGGCTAGAACTGACGGTAGTAGCGTGCCTCAATACGACCTCCCACAAGTGATTCTGCAAGTTCCCGCGAGTACCACACCAAATGCATCGCCATCACATATCAATCAAGCTAATACTGTATCATCCGCTAAATTTACCGCTACTAGTT CAAGATACGGAGAGGGCACTACATCGGACTCGTGGGCTCTAAAAGAAGCAGAAGGATCGACCGATAGCCATTTACTGTTGCCAAAGCCTGATAATCCAAACTTTTTAAGTCCTGATGCTCTGAGTCATCGCCGAG GGAGTAGGAGGCCGTCGATACTACCAGTTCCGGACATGGTATCTACAAGTCTAAACATACTATCCGACAACCAAGATGACGATGCCGAGGGTGATGAGAGTGAGGACGAACTAGAAGACGATGTCCCGTGGAGGTCACCTTCCGAAAAAATTGC TGACGACCTCTCAACCAGCAGCTTCTCAAGTCTCTGTGGCAGCGACGTCGTCGTCGCGCCCAGCGCCTGGCGGAATGATTTCACTAG GATCGTCAAAGGTTTTCCTCCAGTATCGCCATTCATAGGAGTGAGTCCTACTCTGTGCTACTTGCTGAAAGAGAAGAAGCCACTGTGTTGCCTGCAACTGGCACAAGTGTGCGAGCACTGTGCCTACCGGAATGCCAAGGAGTACCAGTGGCAAAACAAAACCATCATACTGGCCGCAGACTATGCCTCGAATGGTATCTACAACTTTATAATACCACTCAGGGCTCACTTCAGATCGAAGACTTCGTTGAACCCAATCATTTTACTGCTGGAGCGCAGACCGGACATTGCATTCTTAGACTCCATATCCTACTTCCCTCTTGTCTACTGGATGCTGGGTTCAATTGATTG TCTGGATGATTTGCTCCGTGCCGGGATAACTCTGGCGGAGAACGTAGTGGTCGTTAACAAAGAGCTGTCCAACTCGGCTGAAGAAGACAGTCTGGCAGACTGCAACACCATCGTGGCTGTACAGACGATGTTCAA GTTCTTCCCATCGATAAAATCAATCACGGAACTGACTCAATCATCAAACATGAGATTTATGCAATTCAGGGCACATGACAAATACGCCTTGCACTTGTCTAAGATGGAAAAG CCGTATGTTATATGTCCGCAGCGAGAAAAAGAACGGGGCTCACATATATCCTACATGTTCCGACTGCCATTTGCTGCTGGATCCGTGTTCTCAGCTTCGATGCTTGATACTCTACTGTATCAGGCCTTTGTCAAGGACTATGTCATTACATTTGTGAGGCTACTGTTGGGAGTAGACCAAGCTCCAGGATCAGGATTCCTAACTTCG ATGAAAATAACCAAAGAGGATATGTGGATTCGGACATATGGACGATTGTACCAAAAGCTTTGTTCCACCACGTGCGAGATTCCAATTGGGATCTATCGTACTCAAGACACGACCATGGCGGATGCGTCGCACCACGTGAGTATGTCGCCGAAGACTCCATCAAAATGGTTATGGTCGCGCCTCGCGAGAATGCGAACATCGTCG CCGGAGAGCGGAGACGGGGCATGTAGGACGCAGGAGGCGGGGCCCAGCCGCGAGGCGTCGGGCTGCCTCGGCGGCTGCTACGGGGAGAGGACGCCCGCG TATTCGACGAGCCTGGCGGACGAGGCGCGTGACAACCACGCGCAGCAGATCGAGCGCGCCGAGATCGCCAACCTCGTGCGCTCGCGCATGGAGTCGCTCAACCTCACCGGCATCGACTACGACGACGTCAGCGAGAAGCGCAACAGCCTGTCCTATGTTGTCATCAACCCGAGCTGCGACCTCAACTTGCAGGAGGGGGATATTAT CTACCTGGTCCGGCCGTCCCCGTTCTCGGCGCAGAAGACCTTCGAGCGCCACAACAGCCGGCGCAAGTCGAACATCAGCTTCTGCTCTCAGGCGTTGATCcaggcggcgggcgcggcgagcCGGCGCGGCTCGGGGCTCGGCGTGGCGGGCTTCGGgcccccgcgcgcgccgccgctctCCACCACCAAGGCTAACAGTCTGTCGCTGCCCGACAGCCCCACCATCGTCACCGACTTCCGCGGCCGCTCCAACTCGCTCCGCGTCGTGGACGACATCCTGCTGCGGCGCTCCAACTCGCTGCGGCAGGGGCTCAGCGGCGCCAGCTCCAACCGCCGCAAGAGCAGCCTCGAGGAGATCGGCATCTCGCACTTCAACTCGCTGCTGCAGcaccagcagcagcagcagcgcgcTAATGCTATCAAGATTGCTCTGAACGGCAGCATCGGGCTGGAGGTGACGCCGCCCGAGGAGGTGCCGCTGCAGCGCCTGGCGCTGGGCGGGCtgggcggggcgggcgggggcggcgacCCCTACGAGCCCGCGCTGCCGTCCACGTCGCGCgccgcgctgccgccgcccgcgcccgacCCGCAGCATCTGCACGGCACCATCGTATGA
- the LOC125491180 gene encoding potassium channel subfamily T member 1 isoform X2, producing MSMFFFRLHNLRRAEENRKNRHSKPRYNMSSSDTLTAPSRLLERPLSEPIDSLDEIELRIPRVRVEYYVNENTFKERLQLYFIKNQRSSLRIRIANLFFKILACVLYICRVCADGDPITASCYGCKAGNKTQFEYSANLTEEEFQEHPIINWDGIIWVNRPLYLWIVQVILAMISFTEAILLAYLGYKGNIWQQVMSFHFILEMVNTIPFALTLPFPPLRNLFIPVFLNCWLAKRSLENMFNDLHRAMQKSQSALSQQLMILCVTLLCLVFTSVCGIQHFQRAGHRHLNLFQATYFVVVTFSTVGYGDFVPDIWPSQLYMVIMIGVALVVLPTQFEQLAFTWMERQKLGGSYSSHRAQSEKHVVVCSTTLHADTIMDFLNEFYAHPLLQDYYVVLLSPMELDTTMRMILQVPIWAQRVIYIQGSCLKDTDLIRARMNEAEACFILAARNYADKTAADEHTILRSWAVKDFAPDVPQYVQIFRPENKLHVKFAEFVVCEDEFKYALLANNCTCPGASTLVTLLLHTSRGQEGQQSPEEWHRLYGKCSGNEIYHIVLGDSRFFGEYEGKSFTYASFHSHRKYGVALVGVRPAELPEFYEETILLNPGPRHIMKSSDTCYYMSITKEENSAFVVADKQIESKPPIPKDQTACSLLSTERKSADTEECNQLARTDGSSVPQYDLPQVILQVPASTTPNASPSHINQANTVSSAKFTATSSRYGEGTTSDSWALKEAEGSTDSHLLLPKPDNPNFLSPDALSHRRGSRRPSILPVPDMVSTSLNILSDNQDDDAEGDESEDELEDDVPWRSPSEKIADDLSTSSFSSLCGSDVVVAPSAWRNDFTRIVKGFPPVSPFIGVSPTLCYLLKEKKPLCCLQLAQVCEHCAYRNAKEYQWQNKTIILAADYASNGIYNFIIPLRAHFRSKTSLNPIILLLERRPDIAFLDSISYFPLVYWMLGSIDCLDDLLRAGITLAENVVVVNKELSNSAEEDSLADCNTIVAVQTMFKFFPSIKSITELTQSSNMRFMQFRAHDKYALHLSKMEKREKERGSHISYMFRLPFAAGSVFSASMLDTLLYQAFVKDYVITFVRLLLGVDQAPGSGFLTSMKITKEDMWIRTYGRLYQKLCSTTCEIPIGIYRTQDTTMADASHHVSMSPKTPSKWLWSRLARMRTSSPESGDGACRTQEAGPSREASGCLGGCYGERTPAYSTSLADEARDNHAQQIERAEIANLVRSRMESLNLTGIDYDDVSEKRNSLSYVVINPSCDLNLQEGDIIYLVRPSPFSAQKTFERHNSRRKSNISFCSQALIQAAGAASRRGSGLGVAGFGPPRAPPLSTTKANSLSLPDSPTIVTDFRGRSNSLRVVDDILLRRSNSLRQGLSGASSNRRKSSLEEIGISHFNSLLQHQQQQQRANAIKIALNGSIGLEVTPPEEVPLQRLALGGLGGAGGGGDPYEPALPSTSRAALPPPAPDPQHLHGTIV from the exons CTACGGCTGCAAGGCGGGCAACAAGACGCAGTTCGAGTACTCGGCCAACCTGACGGAGGAGGAGTTCCAGGAGCACCCCATCATCAACTGGGACGGCATCATCTGGGTCAACCGCCCGCTGTACCTGTGGATCGTGCAGGTCATCCTGGCTATGATCTCCTTCACCGAAGCCATACTGCTCGCCTACTTGGGATACAAG GGCAACATCTGGCAGCAGGTCATGTCGTTCCACTTCATACTGGAAATGGTCAACACCATCCCGTTCGCactcact TTGCCGTTCCCGCCGCTGCGCAACCTGTTCATCCCGGTGTTCCTCAACTGCTGGCTCGCCAAGCGATCGCTCGAGAACATGTTT AACGACCTCCACCGAGCTATGCAGAAGTCGCAGTCGGCCCTGTCCCAGCAGCTCATGATCCTGTGCGTCACGCTACTCTGCCTCGTATTCACCAG CGTGTGCGGCATCCAGCACTTCCAGCGCGCCGGCCACCGCCACCTGAACCTGTTCCAGGCGACGTACTTCGTGGTGGTGACGTTCTCCACCGTGGGCTACGGAGACTTCGTGCCGGACATCTGGCCCTCGCAGCTCTACATGGtcatcatgatcggagtggcTCTGGTGGTGCTGCCTACACAG TTCGAGCAACTGGCGTTCACGTGGATGGAGCGGCAGAAGCTGGGCGGCTCCTACTCGTCGCACCGCGCGCAGTCCGAGAAGCACGTGGTGGTCTGCTCCACGACCCTGCACGCCGACACCATCATGGACTTCCTGAATGAGTTCTATGCACACCCGCTGCTGCAGGACTACTATGTGGTTCTGCTGTCCCCGATGGAGTTGGACACGACTATGCGCATGATCTTGCAG GTACCGATTTGGGCTCAACGCGTGATCTACATCCAAGGGTCGTGCCTGAAGGACACGGACCTGATCCGCGCGCGCATGAACGAGGCCGAGGCCTGCTTCATCCTGGCCGCCAGAAACTACGCCGACAAAACCGCTGCTGATGAACACACTATCCTGAG ATCTTGGGCCGTGAAAGACTTTGCCCCCGACGTCCCGCAATACGTTCAAATATTCCGGCCCGAGAACAAGCTGCACGTGAAGTTTGCGGAGTTTGTCGTCTGCGAGGATGAGTTCAAGTACGCGCTGCTGGCCAACAACTGCACCTGCCCCGGAGCCTCCACCCTCGTCACCCTGCTGCTCCACACCAGCAGAGGACA AGAAGGGCAACAATCACCGGAAGAATGGCACCGCCTATACGGAAAATGTTCAGGAAATGAAATTTACCATATCGTCTTAGGAGATAGTCGCTTTTTTGGAGAATATGAGGGCAAAAGTTTTACGTATGCTAGTTTTCATTCACACAGAAA GTACGGGGTGGCATTAGTTGGAGTGCGCCCAGCAGAACTACCGGAATTCTATGAAGAGACCATTTTGCTGAACCCAGGCCCTCGACATATCATGAAAAGCAGTGACACTTGCTACTACATGAGCATAACTAAAGAAGAGAACTCGGCGTTCGTAGTTGCCGACAAGCAAATTGAATCAAAACCGCCGATACCTAAAGATCAGACTGCATGTAGTCTTCTTTCTACCGAGAGGAAAAGTGCAGATACTGAGGAGTGCAACCAGCTGGCTAGAACTGACGGTAGTAGCGTGCCTCAATACGACCTCCCACAAGTGATTCTGCAAGTTCCCGCGAGTACCACACCAAATGCATCGCCATCACATATCAATCAAGCTAATACTGTATCATCCGCTAAATTTACCGCTACTAGTT CAAGATACGGAGAGGGCACTACATCGGACTCGTGGGCTCTAAAAGAAGCAGAAGGATCGACCGATAGCCATTTACTGTTGCCAAAGCCTGATAATCCAAACTTTTTAAGTCCTGATGCTCTGAGTCATCGCCGAG GGAGTAGGAGGCCGTCGATACTACCAGTTCCGGACATGGTATCTACAAGTCTAAACATACTATCCGACAACCAAGATGACGATGCCGAGGGTGATGAGAGTGAGGACGAACTAGAAGACGATGTCCCGTGGAGGTCACCTTCCGAAAAAATTGC TGACGACCTCTCAACCAGCAGCTTCTCAAGTCTCTGTGGCAGCGACGTCGTCGTCGCGCCCAGCGCCTGGCGGAATGATTTCACTAG GATCGTCAAAGGTTTTCCTCCAGTATCGCCATTCATAGGAGTGAGTCCTACTCTGTGCTACTTGCTGAAAGAGAAGAAGCCACTGTGTTGCCTGCAACTGGCACAAGTGTGCGAGCACTGTGCCTACCGGAATGCCAAGGAGTACCAGTGGCAAAACAAAACCATCATACTGGCCGCAGACTATGCCTCGAATGGTATCTACAACTTTATAATACCACTCAGGGCTCACTTCAGATCGAAGACTTCGTTGAACCCAATCATTTTACTGCTGGAGCGCAGACCGGACATTGCATTCTTAGACTCCATATCCTACTTCCCTCTTGTCTACTGGATGCTGGGTTCAATTGATTG TCTGGATGATTTGCTCCGTGCCGGGATAACTCTGGCGGAGAACGTAGTGGTCGTTAACAAAGAGCTGTCCAACTCGGCTGAAGAAGACAGTCTGGCAGACTGCAACACCATCGTGGCTGTACAGACGATGTTCAA GTTCTTCCCATCGATAAAATCAATCACGGAACTGACTCAATCATCAAACATGAGATTTATGCAATTCAGGGCACATGACAAATACGCCTTGCACTTGTCTAAGATGGAAAAG CGAGAAAAAGAACGGGGCTCACATATATCCTACATGTTCCGACTGCCATTTGCTGCTGGATCCGTGTTCTCAGCTTCGATGCTTGATACTCTACTGTATCAGGCCTTTGTCAAGGACTATGTCATTACATTTGTGAGGCTACTGTTGGGAGTAGACCAAGCTCCAGGATCAGGATTCCTAACTTCG ATGAAAATAACCAAAGAGGATATGTGGATTCGGACATATGGACGATTGTACCAAAAGCTTTGTTCCACCACGTGCGAGATTCCAATTGGGATCTATCGTACTCAAGACACGACCATGGCGGATGCGTCGCACCACGTGAGTATGTCGCCGAAGACTCCATCAAAATGGTTATGGTCGCGCCTCGCGAGAATGCGAACATCGTCG CCGGAGAGCGGAGACGGGGCATGTAGGACGCAGGAGGCGGGGCCCAGCCGCGAGGCGTCGGGCTGCCTCGGCGGCTGCTACGGGGAGAGGACGCCCGCG TATTCGACGAGCCTGGCGGACGAGGCGCGTGACAACCACGCGCAGCAGATCGAGCGCGCCGAGATCGCCAACCTCGTGCGCTCGCGCATGGAGTCGCTCAACCTCACCGGCATCGACTACGACGACGTCAGCGAGAAGCGCAACAGCCTGTCCTATGTTGTCATCAACCCGAGCTGCGACCTCAACTTGCAGGAGGGGGATATTAT CTACCTGGTCCGGCCGTCCCCGTTCTCGGCGCAGAAGACCTTCGAGCGCCACAACAGCCGGCGCAAGTCGAACATCAGCTTCTGCTCTCAGGCGTTGATCcaggcggcgggcgcggcgagcCGGCGCGGCTCGGGGCTCGGCGTGGCGGGCTTCGGgcccccgcgcgcgccgccgctctCCACCACCAAGGCTAACAGTCTGTCGCTGCCCGACAGCCCCACCATCGTCACCGACTTCCGCGGCCGCTCCAACTCGCTCCGCGTCGTGGACGACATCCTGCTGCGGCGCTCCAACTCGCTGCGGCAGGGGCTCAGCGGCGCCAGCTCCAACCGCCGCAAGAGCAGCCTCGAGGAGATCGGCATCTCGCACTTCAACTCGCTGCTGCAGcaccagcagcagcagcagcgcgcTAATGCTATCAAGATTGCTCTGAACGGCAGCATCGGGCTGGAGGTGACGCCGCCCGAGGAGGTGCCGCTGCAGCGCCTGGCGCTGGGCGGGCtgggcggggcgggcgggggcggcgacCCCTACGAGCCCGCGCTGCCGTCCACGTCGCGCgccgcgctgccgccgcccgcgcccgacCCGCAGCATCTGCACGGCACCATCGTATGA